One part of the Rhodococcus oxybenzonivorans genome encodes these proteins:
- a CDS encoding mycofactocin-coupled SDR family oxidoreductase: MGQFDGKVAFITGAARGQGRTHAVRLAREGAAIIAVDICGPVSTYNTYEPATPDDLAETVRLVESEGGKILAEQADVRDSAALRAVVDRGVEQFGRLDIVIANAGICNWSRFWEMPDEQWETLIDVNLTGAWKTLKAAVPALIEGGRGGSIIVVSSVAGIKPLPGQANYAASKFGLVGLTQTAAKELGEYKIRVNSIHPYGVKTPMGTDPGSLVILEKHPHYLSSFGTILTEHPLAGTDDITDAVLWLAGDGSRTVTGSQVALDMGNTKV, translated from the coding sequence ATGGGACAGTTCGACGGCAAGGTAGCGTTCATCACCGGGGCCGCCCGAGGGCAGGGGCGGACGCACGCTGTGCGGCTGGCCCGTGAGGGCGCGGCGATCATCGCCGTCGACATCTGCGGACCGGTATCGACGTACAACACCTATGAACCGGCGACGCCCGACGACCTGGCCGAAACGGTGCGACTGGTGGAGTCCGAAGGCGGCAAGATTCTCGCCGAACAGGCCGACGTCCGGGACAGCGCCGCGCTGCGGGCCGTGGTGGATCGGGGCGTCGAACAGTTCGGGCGGCTCGACATCGTGATCGCGAATGCGGGCATCTGTAACTGGAGCCGATTCTGGGAGATGCCCGACGAGCAGTGGGAGACGCTGATCGATGTCAATCTCACGGGTGCGTGGAAGACATTGAAGGCGGCAGTGCCGGCTTTGATCGAGGGCGGGCGGGGTGGGTCCATCATCGTCGTGAGCTCGGTCGCCGGTATCAAACCCTTGCCGGGTCAGGCCAATTATGCAGCTTCCAAGTTCGGCCTGGTCGGCCTGACGCAGACGGCGGCAAAAGAGCTCGGCGAGTACAAGATCCGGGTCAACTCGATTCACCCGTACGGTGTCAAGACCCCGATGGGCACCGACCCCGGCAGCCTGGTGATACTCGAGAAGCACCCCCATTATCTGTCGAGCTTCGGAACGATCCTCACCGAGCATCCGCTGGCCGGGACCGACGACATCACCGATGCGGTGCTGTGGCTGGCCGGTGACGGTTCCCGCACGGTCACCGGAAGTCAGGTCGCTCTCGACATGGGCAACACCAAGGTGTGA
- a CDS encoding mycofactocin system FadH/OYE family oxidoreductase 1 yields the protein MAAQLTDRITLAGRHASSRVLFGPHVTNLGVRRSISPRHVAYYERRARGGAGIVVTEVASVHASDWPYERAPLAADCVDGWRDVVSACRPHGTLVLAGLGHTGLQGSSAYSQSVLWGPSRVPDVVSREMPMPMERPEIEELVEGFRAAAARVVEADMDGVELDAGPRGLLRQFHSALTNVRGDEYGADRLRLTREVITAVREELGPGRVLSLRLSCDERTSWGGITPSVAAEQAKTLAGALDLLVVVRGGALSVTAYRPDFHTPAGFNTETCLSVRRAVAGGVPVALQGSVIDPVLARRALDDGVADVIEMTRAQIADPDLVAKIRSGSAPRPCILCNQTCRVRDPRNPLVTCVGNPTAGHEVVDPPEPQPYPCISADAETALVVGGGPAGLEAARVLATSGHRVTVAEAADRLGGLVRTAAADAPHLQPLTDWLEAECRSLGVDFRLGVTVSDADIDAAHKNGVTVVVATGSRPRPAPFPVEGTTQCVDAVDVLIGAALREGPVLVFDPIGGPIAVALAEWLAASGREVGVVTPDPVAGSRLGPSGDLFDANGRLQRAGVARHLSSRIVSAGHSGARIRNRYTGAETLVPCAAVIDCSPRLPDNTLRSGAVRVGDCLAPRTLLEAIREGRLEAHALRLPASTRDRTMSWDSSTAR from the coding sequence ATGGCTGCGCAGCTGACCGACCGGATCACCCTGGCGGGGCGTCATGCCTCCTCCAGGGTGCTCTTCGGTCCGCACGTCACGAATCTCGGTGTGCGACGGTCTATTTCCCCGCGTCACGTTGCGTACTACGAGCGGCGGGCGAGAGGTGGTGCGGGAATCGTCGTCACCGAGGTCGCGTCGGTGCACGCCTCCGACTGGCCCTATGAGCGCGCGCCACTCGCTGCCGACTGCGTTGACGGCTGGCGTGACGTCGTGTCGGCGTGCCGCCCACACGGCACTCTGGTGCTGGCCGGGCTGGGTCACACCGGGCTCCAGGGCTCGAGCGCCTATTCACAGTCCGTGCTGTGGGGACCGTCCCGCGTGCCCGACGTGGTGTCGCGGGAGATGCCGATGCCGATGGAGCGGCCCGAAATCGAGGAACTCGTCGAGGGTTTCCGCGCCGCCGCGGCCCGGGTGGTCGAGGCGGACATGGACGGGGTCGAACTCGACGCCGGGCCGAGGGGGCTGCTGCGTCAATTCCATTCGGCGCTCACCAATGTACGCGGCGACGAGTACGGGGCCGACCGTCTCAGGCTCACCCGCGAGGTGATTACCGCTGTCCGGGAGGAACTGGGCCCGGGTCGAGTACTGTCGCTGCGTCTTTCGTGCGACGAACGGACGTCGTGGGGTGGCATCACACCCTCCGTCGCCGCAGAGCAGGCGAAAACCCTGGCCGGTGCGCTCGATCTCTTGGTCGTGGTCCGCGGCGGCGCACTGTCGGTCACGGCCTACCGTCCCGATTTTCACACTCCGGCCGGATTCAACACGGAGACGTGCTTGTCTGTTCGGCGGGCGGTGGCCGGCGGCGTTCCGGTCGCTCTGCAGGGCAGTGTGATCGACCCCGTACTCGCTCGGCGAGCGCTCGATGACGGTGTCGCGGACGTGATCGAGATGACGCGAGCGCAGATCGCGGACCCCGATCTGGTCGCCAAGATCCGGAGCGGTTCCGCGCCGCGCCCCTGCATACTGTGCAATCAGACCTGCCGGGTGCGTGACCCCCGCAATCCTCTCGTCACCTGTGTCGGCAATCCGACCGCCGGGCACGAGGTCGTCGACCCACCGGAACCGCAACCGTATCCGTGTATATCCGCGGATGCTGAGACGGCGCTCGTGGTGGGCGGGGGGCCGGCGGGACTCGAAGCGGCGCGCGTCCTCGCGACGTCCGGTCACCGTGTCACGGTCGCCGAGGCGGCAGACCGCCTCGGTGGTCTGGTAAGGACAGCCGCCGCCGATGCACCGCACCTGCAGCCTCTGACGGACTGGCTCGAAGCCGAGTGCAGGTCCTTGGGTGTCGATTTCCGTCTCGGTGTCACTGTGTCCGACGCGGACATCGATGCCGCCCACAAGAATGGGGTGACCGTGGTGGTGGCCACCGGTAGCCGGCCCCGCCCAGCGCCATTTCCCGTCGAAGGGACCACCCAGTGCGTCGACGCCGTCGACGTGTTGATCGGCGCCGCCCTGCGTGAGGGTCCGGTCCTGGTCTTCGATCCGATCGGAGGCCCGATCGCGGTCGCCCTCGCCGAATGGCTCGCGGCGTCGGGGCGCGAGGTCGGTGTGGTGACTCCCGACCCGGTGGCCGGATCGCGTCTGGGCCCGAGCGGCGACCTGTTCGACGCCAACGGGCGTCTGCAACGGGCGGGAGTCGCCCGTCACCTGTCGAGCCGGATCGTGTCGGCGGGACACTCGGGTGCGCGGATCCGGAACCGGTACACCGGTGCGGAAACGCTGGTGCCGTGTGCCGCCGTGATCGACTGTTCCCCCCGGTTACCCGATAACACTCTGCGCTCCGGCGCGGTTCGGGTCGGTGACTGCCTTGCTCCCCGAACACTTCTCGAAGCGATCCGCGAAGGCCGCCTCGAGGCACATGCCCTTCGGTTACCCGCGTCAACGAGAGATAGGACGATGTCATGGGACAGTTCGACGGCAAGGTAG
- a CDS encoding helix-turn-helix domain-containing protein: MQKQPPTGGNPWVAVRPGDDVAVLARRVSSAHQLFVDRSVPAVSDTEQNAVRSVILDSWMRSTRKGVNPDGAARADHLAASELAEYRASHPMALIRPVVRKLLVEDAADTGLLVAITDEKGQLLWVEGDSTAKDRALNMNFVEGADWSEDTVGTNAPGTALALDHCVQIFGAEHFSRSVHEWSCSAAPVHDPATGLIVGAIDITGGPRVAVPEVLSLIRATVAAAEAELRLNLLRSPQPLVDTVTRLEVLGSGRPSLVREGRRTPLSRRHAEILLLLAEHPEGLSSDRLAVLLDESDLDSVTIRAEMSRLRKVFGTAGIGSRPYRLLADLVSDVQQVRSALDRGELAAALDIYSGPVLPGSDAPGVEDIRDELRARVQAALLREGDQRLLARWTTSVHGRADVAAWEAYLAGLDPRSPLYSQVKSRVDLFDQQYAT, encoded by the coding sequence ATGCAGAAGCAACCGCCCACCGGGGGCAACCCGTGGGTCGCCGTACGACCCGGCGACGATGTCGCAGTGCTCGCACGACGGGTGTCGTCGGCGCACCAATTGTTCGTCGACCGGTCCGTGCCCGCCGTCTCCGACACGGAGCAGAACGCCGTCCGCTCCGTCATCCTCGATTCGTGGATGCGGAGCACCCGTAAGGGCGTCAATCCGGACGGCGCCGCCCGGGCAGATCATCTTGCCGCCTCGGAGCTGGCCGAGTACCGGGCCTCGCATCCGATGGCGCTGATCCGCCCGGTCGTGCGCAAACTCCTCGTCGAGGACGCGGCCGACACCGGTCTTCTCGTCGCTATCACCGACGAGAAGGGACAGCTGCTGTGGGTCGAAGGCGATTCCACGGCCAAGGATCGCGCGCTGAACATGAACTTCGTCGAGGGTGCCGACTGGAGTGAAGACACCGTCGGCACCAACGCTCCGGGAACGGCTCTGGCCCTCGATCACTGCGTGCAGATCTTCGGTGCCGAGCATTTCAGCCGTTCGGTCCACGAGTGGAGTTGCTCGGCTGCCCCGGTCCACGATCCGGCCACCGGGCTGATCGTCGGGGCCATCGACATCACCGGTGGTCCGCGGGTAGCCGTGCCCGAGGTGCTCTCGCTGATTCGGGCCACCGTTGCCGCGGCAGAAGCCGAACTACGGCTGAACCTGCTGCGTTCGCCGCAGCCCCTCGTCGACACCGTCACCCGGTTGGAGGTACTGGGCTCGGGTCGGCCCAGCCTCGTCCGCGAGGGCCGGCGTACTCCGCTGTCGCGGCGCCACGCAGAAATTCTGCTGCTCCTCGCCGAGCATCCCGAGGGGCTCAGTTCGGACCGTCTCGCCGTCCTCCTCGACGAGAGTGATCTGGACTCGGTCACGATCAGGGCCGAGATGTCCCGGCTCCGAAAAGTTTTCGGAACGGCCGGTATCGGTTCGCGCCCGTATCGGTTGCTCGCCGACCTGGTGTCGGATGTGCAGCAGGTGCGCAGTGCCCTCGACCGGGGCGAGCTCGCCGCTGCCCTGGACATCTATTCCGGTCCGGTGCTGCCCGGATCCGACGCACCCGGCGTCGAGGACATCCGGGACGAACTGCGTGCGCGGGTGCAGGCCGCGTTGCTGCGTGAGGGTGACCAGCGATTGCTGGCGCGGTGGACCACGTCGGTGCACGGCCGAGCAGACGTGGCCGCGTGGGAGGCCTATCTCGCCGGACTCGATCCACGTTCGCCCCTGTACTCGCAGGTCAAGTCT
- the mftE gene encoding mycofactocin biosynthesis peptidyl-dipeptidase MftE — translation MTASGPLEDAVWTDLDRGGATVAVPVGSLEQHGPHLPLDTDTAIAAAVTGALPGVLAAPAIAYGASGEHEAFPGTVSLGADALDTVLVEYGRSACRWAGRVLFVNGHGGNGPALVKAVALLRYEGRDVAWVPCAVPGADAHAGRTETSLLLHLSPDRVRLSSAEPGNVEPLASLMPRLREGGMVAVSANGVLGDPTGATAAEGAHLFGALVEDVSKALARWEPGPDGRLT, via the coding sequence ATGACCGCTTCCGGGCCCCTCGAGGATGCAGTGTGGACGGATTTGGACCGCGGCGGGGCGACTGTCGCCGTCCCCGTCGGCTCCCTCGAGCAGCACGGCCCGCACCTTCCGCTGGACACCGACACTGCAATCGCCGCAGCGGTGACAGGGGCCTTACCCGGTGTGCTGGCGGCGCCCGCGATTGCCTACGGAGCCAGCGGCGAGCACGAGGCGTTTCCGGGAACGGTGTCGCTCGGCGCGGATGCGCTCGACACGGTGCTGGTGGAGTACGGGAGGTCGGCATGCCGCTGGGCGGGTCGGGTGCTGTTCGTCAACGGTCACGGCGGCAACGGTCCCGCACTGGTCAAGGCTGTTGCCTTGCTCCGGTACGAGGGCCGGGATGTCGCCTGGGTACCCTGCGCCGTGCCGGGTGCAGATGCGCACGCCGGCCGTACGGAAACGTCCCTGTTGCTACACCTTTCACCCGACCGGGTACGTTTGTCCAGCGCCGAACCCGGCAATGTCGAACCTCTCGCAAGCTTGATGCCAAGACTGCGCGAAGGCGGTATGGTCGCCGTGTCGGCCAACGGCGTGCTCGGTGATCCGACGGGCGCCACGGCCGCGGAGGGGGCGCACTTGTTCGGCGCACTCGTCGAAGACGTGTCCAAGGCACTGGCCCGGTGGGAGCCGGGCCCCGATGGGAGGCTCACATGA
- a CDS encoding mycofactocin system FadH/OYE family oxidoreductase 2, producing MNTAYRHLFTPLRLGPLTVRNRVVFSAHLTGYAVDGLPTEQHAAYYAARARGGAGLIISEEHATHPGDWPYEKVIAGYRPEVVPGYRRITDAVHEYGVPILAQLNHNGGQGSSLYSRRPLWAPSAVPDPLFREVPKEVDSGEIRTLIDGYALVAEQCIRGGFDGIELQCSHSSLVRSFLAPATNQRTDRYGGSLRNRARFLLEVVAAVREAIGPDHALGVRLAGDDRFDGGVELDEAVGVAAFVDACGQVDYINTSIGMATETLHMIEASMAVPRGYALFIPNAIRQRVGLPVVGVGRFTDPAQADRALAEGHCDLIGVVRGQVADPDFAAKALAGDTAGIRTCLSCNQECVGRMGLGRWLGCVVNPRAGKESVALPEPRVRGRRVVVVGGGPAGLQAAATAALRGHTVTLYERARELGGQVRTAAVVPGRRELLSLVMNLEKECRRLGVDLRTGTSATAEAVAGCSPDVVVLATGARPVRPHWAGRSDRIVDVRDVLEGRAGPQGTVLVVDDLGFHQGTSVAEFLADGGCEVTICTPGMIVGQDLGITLDLEGWNERAHRKGITQLTEVVPTGSGPGEQSQVAVALLHHPTGRVSRLTVDWVVVSVHQEPDDDLWAPLTTAGFDVHRIGDVLAPRRAHSAVIEGERVALSL from the coding sequence GTGAACACCGCCTACCGTCACCTCTTCACCCCGTTGCGCCTCGGACCGCTCACCGTGCGCAATCGGGTGGTCTTCTCGGCGCACCTCACGGGATACGCCGTCGACGGACTCCCCACCGAGCAACACGCCGCCTATTACGCGGCGCGCGCGAGGGGTGGAGCCGGGCTGATCATCTCCGAGGAACATGCCACCCATCCGGGTGACTGGCCGTACGAGAAGGTGATCGCGGGTTACCGCCCCGAGGTGGTACCCGGATATCGGCGGATCACCGACGCCGTGCACGAGTACGGCGTACCGATTCTGGCTCAGCTCAACCACAACGGTGGTCAGGGGTCGAGCCTGTATTCACGCCGGCCGCTGTGGGCGCCGAGTGCTGTACCCGACCCGTTGTTCCGTGAAGTACCGAAGGAGGTGGACAGCGGGGAGATCCGGACGCTGATCGACGGGTACGCACTCGTCGCCGAGCAGTGCATCCGCGGCGGCTTCGACGGCATCGAACTGCAGTGCTCCCATTCTTCGCTCGTCCGTAGCTTCCTGGCGCCGGCGACCAACCAGCGCACCGACCGCTACGGGGGTTCGCTCCGGAACCGCGCACGGTTCCTCCTCGAGGTCGTGGCCGCGGTCCGCGAGGCGATCGGACCGGACCATGCACTCGGGGTGCGGCTCGCCGGTGACGATCGGTTCGACGGAGGCGTCGAGCTGGACGAGGCCGTGGGGGTGGCGGCCTTCGTCGATGCCTGTGGGCAGGTCGACTACATCAACACCTCGATCGGGATGGCCACCGAAACCCTGCACATGATCGAAGCGTCGATGGCGGTGCCCCGCGGCTATGCATTGTTCATTCCGAACGCCATCCGGCAACGGGTGGGTCTTCCCGTGGTCGGAGTCGGACGGTTCACGGATCCAGCTCAGGCCGACCGGGCTCTGGCAGAAGGTCATTGCGACCTGATCGGTGTGGTGCGCGGACAGGTCGCCGATCCCGACTTCGCCGCAAAGGCGCTGGCGGGGGACACGGCCGGCATCCGGACGTGCCTGTCGTGCAATCAGGAATGCGTCGGCCGGATGGGCCTCGGCCGGTGGCTCGGTTGCGTCGTCAACCCGCGTGCGGGCAAGGAATCCGTGGCCCTGCCCGAACCGCGGGTTCGCGGGCGCCGCGTTGTTGTCGTCGGGGGCGGTCCGGCGGGATTACAGGCAGCCGCGACGGCCGCGCTGCGTGGCCACACCGTGACGCTGTACGAGCGAGCGCGGGAGCTCGGAGGACAGGTCCGTACTGCCGCAGTGGTCCCCGGCCGCCGTGAATTGCTCAGCCTGGTCATGAATTTGGAGAAGGAGTGCCGCCGTCTCGGTGTGGATCTGCGTACCGGTACATCGGCGACGGCAGAGGCCGTGGCCGGATGCTCCCCGGACGTGGTGGTGCTGGCAACGGGAGCTCGTCCGGTGCGCCCCCACTGGGCCGGCCGATCCGATCGGATAGTGGATGTGCGCGACGTCCTCGAAGGACGGGCCGGGCCGCAGGGGACGGTGCTGGTGGTCGACGACCTGGGGTTCCACCAGGGAACGTCGGTGGCGGAGTTCCTTGCGGACGGCGGGTGCGAGGTCACGATCTGTACACCGGGAATGATCGTCGGTCAGGACCTCGGGATCACCCTGGACCTCGAGGGCTGGAACGAGCGGGCGCACCGTAAGGGCATCACCCAGTTGACCGAGGTGGTGCCGACCGGCAGTGGCCCTGGCGAGCAATCGCAGGTCGCCGTTGCGCTGCTGCATCACCCGACCGGTCGGGTCAGCAGACTCACCGTCGATTGGGTGGTGGTTTCCGTCCATCAAGAACCCGACGACGACCTCTGGGCCCCGTTGACTACCGCGGGGTTCGACGTGCATCGCATCGGCGACGTCCTCGCCCCGCGGCGCGCACACTCGGCCGTCATCGAGGGTGAACGGGTCGCGTTGTCGCTCTGA
- the mftF gene encoding mycofactocin biosynthesis glycosyltransferase MftF (Members of this protein family, MftF, are glycosyltransferases, members of PF00535 (glycosyl transferase family 2). The encoding gene is found as part of the mycofactocin cassette, in Mycobacterium tuberculosis, many other Actinobacteria, and occasional members of other lineages. Mycofactocin itself, a putative redox carrier, is a heavily modified derivative of the C-terminal Val-Tyr dipeptide of the mycofactocin precursor MftA (TIGR03969).) translates to MRQARLPDGFGIRIDPKVRAYSGGRVLIGGSPTRMLKLAPTAAAMIGDGFLEVVDPQSAVVARRLLDSGVANPRPMSTPSPQDVTVVIPVKNNPGGLHRLLASLRGLEVIVVDDGSDVPVVSPALQNGCGRVTVLRHDTARGPAAARNTGLRSAATPFVAFLDSDVLPRTGWIEVMLGHFSDPAVALVAPRIVALDPEASTLARYEHGRSSLDLGRKESAVQSGGPVSYVPSAAMIARREVVDEFGGFDESMHVAEDVDLCWRLQESGWRLRYEPVAHVAHDHRVTFGKWFDRKLFYGTGAAPLASRHAGMVPPLSMSPWTFFACIAAATCTRLGLLGAVATLAMMVVRLRRMFTGLDQPTRIAAILAARGFAGGAWQLASAMCRHYWPITVLAVVLSRRIRRIALAIAIAEGFADWVTHREPGGLGPVRHTAFKRIDDIAYGAGLWKGVIAARDFDAVKPRLKS, encoded by the coding sequence ATGCGCCAAGCTCGACTTCCCGACGGATTCGGGATCCGGATCGATCCGAAGGTGCGCGCATATTCCGGCGGCCGAGTCCTCATCGGCGGTTCACCGACACGCATGTTGAAACTCGCGCCCACCGCTGCGGCCATGATCGGCGACGGATTCCTCGAGGTCGTCGATCCCCAGTCGGCGGTGGTCGCCCGCAGACTCCTCGATTCCGGCGTCGCCAATCCGCGGCCGATGAGCACTCCCTCACCCCAGGACGTCACCGTTGTCATTCCGGTGAAGAACAATCCGGGCGGGCTCCACCGCCTCCTCGCGTCGCTGCGGGGCCTGGAAGTGATCGTGGTGGACGACGGTTCCGACGTTCCGGTGGTCTCTCCCGCGTTGCAGAACGGGTGCGGACGCGTCACCGTTCTCCGCCATGACACCGCCAGGGGTCCCGCCGCGGCAAGAAACACCGGTCTCCGTTCCGCGGCAACCCCCTTCGTTGCCTTTTTGGACTCCGACGTGCTGCCTCGAACGGGATGGATCGAAGTGATGCTCGGCCATTTCAGTGACCCTGCGGTCGCGCTCGTGGCCCCACGGATCGTCGCTCTCGACCCCGAGGCGAGCACGCTGGCGCGATACGAGCACGGCCGATCCTCACTGGATCTGGGGCGCAAGGAATCGGCGGTCCAATCCGGCGGGCCCGTGTCGTATGTGCCCAGCGCGGCGATGATCGCCCGCCGTGAGGTGGTGGACGAGTTCGGTGGATTCGACGAGTCCATGCACGTCGCCGAGGATGTAGACCTGTGCTGGCGCCTGCAGGAATCCGGCTGGCGGCTGCGGTACGAGCCTGTGGCTCATGTGGCGCATGATCACCGGGTCACCTTCGGCAAGTGGTTCGACCGCAAGTTGTTCTACGGGACGGGTGCGGCGCCGCTCGCCTCGCGGCACGCGGGGATGGTTCCGCCGCTGTCCATGTCGCCGTGGACGTTTTTCGCGTGCATCGCCGCAGCCACCTGCACTCGGCTCGGTCTGCTCGGAGCCGTCGCCACCCTGGCGATGATGGTGGTGCGTCTTCGCCGCATGTTCACCGGGCTCGATCAGCCCACCCGCATCGCCGCGATTCTCGCAGCTCGAGGGTTTGCGGGCGGTGCCTGGCAGCTTGCCTCGGCGATGTGCCGGCACTACTGGCCCATCACGGTCCTGGCGGTGGTGCTGTCTCGACGGATCCGCCGGATCGCCCTCGCCATCGCGATCGCGGAGGGGTTCGCCGACTGGGTCACCCACCGTGAACCCGGTGGACTGGGTCCCGTGCGGCACACTGCGTTCAAACGGATCGACGACATCGCCTACGGTGCCGGACTGTGGAAGGGCGTGATCGCTGCCCGTGATTTCGACGCCGTGAAGCCTCGGCTGAAATCGTAG
- the mftG gene encoding mycofactocin system GMC family oxidoreductase MftG — protein sequence MAGPVRAADVVVVGGGSSGCVVAARLSEDPDRTVVLLESGPGYRSAAECSSVLDYRTLPVGPRSPYGDTYGIELTPGIPSAMVRGHVLGGSGAVNGAYFIRGTAPDFDRWPPSWSYEHVLPFFRALETDVDFEGPMHGATGPVPVRRQPADRLSAVSAAFHLAALDLGFAEEADKNGRDGEGIGPVPLNVGDGRRISTASAYLLPALDRPNLTVDVDSHVVRVLFSGTRAVGVEVDSGGARRAVRADRVVLAAGAVETPVLLMHSGIGPAEHLRDNGIRPVTDAPGVGSDFSDHPEVGLPYRVRAPLSRDATSPVLEAVLNVGQIEIRPYTASFDVLVPGSGQPVPRLGIGVMTPESRGRIRLASPHRRVRPRIEYRYAETDSDRRALRNGVALGVELLRSPAFHSLVEPIWEEVSDNEVRAHLGTSQHLCGSCRMGNSDDAGAVVDERCNVRGIDGLTIADTSVFPVVPSRGPHATAVMVAERVSTFLSG from the coding sequence GTGGCCGGTCCCGTCCGAGCTGCCGACGTGGTAGTCGTCGGCGGTGGTTCGAGTGGTTGTGTCGTCGCTGCGCGGCTCAGCGAGGATCCCGACCGAACCGTCGTCCTGCTCGAGTCCGGTCCCGGGTATCGATCGGCGGCCGAGTGTTCTTCCGTGCTCGACTACCGCACGTTGCCGGTCGGCCCGCGCAGTCCCTACGGCGACACCTACGGAATCGAACTGACACCCGGCATACCTTCGGCCATGGTGCGCGGTCATGTCCTCGGAGGCTCGGGCGCCGTCAACGGTGCATATTTCATCCGCGGGACGGCGCCGGACTTCGATCGGTGGCCGCCTTCCTGGTCGTACGAGCACGTGCTGCCCTTCTTCCGCGCGCTGGAGACAGACGTGGATTTCGAGGGTCCAATGCATGGCGCAACGGGCCCTGTGCCGGTGCGCAGGCAACCGGCCGATCGGCTGAGTGCGGTAAGTGCAGCCTTCCACCTCGCCGCCCTCGACCTGGGGTTCGCGGAGGAAGCGGACAAGAACGGGCGCGACGGCGAGGGAATCGGACCCGTGCCGCTCAATGTCGGCGACGGCCGGCGGATCAGTACGGCCTCGGCCTATCTGCTGCCCGCGCTCGATCGCCCCAATCTCACGGTCGACGTCGACTCGCACGTCGTTCGCGTTCTCTTCTCCGGCACCAGGGCGGTCGGCGTCGAGGTCGACAGCGGCGGCGCCCGACGGGCGGTCCGGGCGGATCGGGTGGTTCTCGCGGCAGGCGCCGTCGAGACGCCTGTGCTGCTGATGCACTCGGGAATCGGGCCGGCTGAACATTTGCGGGACAACGGCATTCGTCCGGTGACGGATGCACCGGGTGTCGGGAGCGACTTCAGCGACCACCCCGAAGTGGGTCTGCCCTATCGGGTCCGGGCTCCACTGAGCCGCGACGCCACCAGTCCGGTGCTCGAGGCCGTGCTCAACGTCGGGCAGATCGAAATTCGTCCGTACACGGCATCTTTCGATGTCCTCGTGCCCGGATCCGGTCAGCCCGTTCCCCGGCTCGGAATAGGTGTGATGACCCCGGAGAGTCGGGGTCGAATTCGGCTGGCGTCCCCGCACCGCCGCGTCCGTCCGCGGATAGAGTATCGCTACGCGGAAACGGACTCCGATCGCCGGGCGCTCCGGAACGGCGTCGCTCTCGGTGTGGAACTTCTCCGATCGCCGGCCTTCCACTCGCTGGTGGAGCCGATCTGGGAGGAGGTGTCGGACAACGAGGTGCGCGCCCACCTGGGGACGTCGCAGCACCTCTGTGGCAGTTGCCGAATGGGGAATTCGGACGACGCCGGCGCGGTGGTCGACGAGCGCTGCAATGTCCGTGGAATCGACGGACTCACCATTGCCGACACGTCGGTGTTCCCGGTTGTGCCGAGTCGTGGCCCGCACGCCACCGCGGTGATGGTGGCCGAACGGGTCAGTACCTTCCTCTCAGGGTGA